A single region of the Cucumis melo cultivar AY chromosome 3, USDA_Cmelo_AY_1.0, whole genome shotgun sequence genome encodes:
- the LOC103485536 gene encoding uncharacterized protein LOC103485536 isoform X1: MEMDYSRSSKYNWVMVFLVAVMLIVGTECGHVQSKGECAPSTPDREAFKMMPCMGASKDADYPVSQRCCDQVKKLGQSTSCLCAVMLSKTAELVGSKPEIAITIPKRCNIVDRPVGYNCGGLLHITLKKVRKKERKGVI, from the exons ATGGAGATGGATTATTCAAGATCATCAAAATACAATTGGGTCATGGTATTTTTGGTTGCAGTAATGTTGATAGTTGGTACAGAATGTGGTCATGTTCAATCAAAAGGTGAATGTGCACCATCAACACCTGATAGAGAAGCATTTAAAATGATGCCATGTATGGGGGCTTCAAAAGATGCTGATTATCCTGTTTCTCAAAGATGTTGTGATCAAGTCAAGAAATTAGGGCAAAGTACAAGCTGTCTTTGTGCTGTTATGTTGTCTAAAACAGCTGAATTGGTTGGATCAAAACCTGAAATTGCTATTACTATTCCTAAGCGTTGTAACATTGTTGATCGCCCTGTTGGTTACAACTGTGGAGGTTT GTTACATATTACCTTGaagaaagtaagaaagaaagaaaggaaaggagTTATATAA
- the LOC103485536 gene encoding uncharacterized protein LOC103485536 isoform X2: protein MEMDYSRSSKYNWVMVFLVAVMLIVGTECGHVQSKGECAPSTPDREAFKMMPCMGASKDADYPVSQRCCDQVKKLGQSTSCLCAVMLSKTAELVGSKPEIAITIPKRCNIVDRPVGYNCGGYILP from the exons ATGGAGATGGATTATTCAAGATCATCAAAATACAATTGGGTCATGGTATTTTTGGTTGCAGTAATGTTGATAGTTGGTACAGAATGTGGTCATGTTCAATCAAAAGGTGAATGTGCACCATCAACACCTGATAGAGAAGCATTTAAAATGATGCCATGTATGGGGGCTTCAAAAGATGCTGATTATCCTGTTTCTCAAAGATGTTGTGATCAAGTCAAGAAATTAGGGCAAAGTACAAGCTGTCTTTGTGCTGTTATGTTGTCTAAAACAGCTGAATTGGTTGGATCAAAACCTGAAATTGCTATTACTATTCCTAAGCGTTGTAACATTGTTGATCGCCCTGTTGGTTACAACTGTGGAG GTTACATATTACCTTGa
- the LOC103485536 gene encoding uncharacterized protein LOC103485536 isoform X3: MEMDYSRSSKYNWVMVFLVAVMLIVGTECGHVQSKGECAPSTPDREAFKMMPCMGASKDADYPVSQRCCDQVKKLGQSTSCLCAVMLSKTAELVGSKPEIAITIPKRCNIVDRPVGYNCYILP, encoded by the exons ATGGAGATGGATTATTCAAGATCATCAAAATACAATTGGGTCATGGTATTTTTGGTTGCAGTAATGTTGATAGTTGGTACAGAATGTGGTCATGTTCAATCAAAAGGTGAATGTGCACCATCAACACCTGATAGAGAAGCATTTAAAATGATGCCATGTATGGGGGCTTCAAAAGATGCTGATTATCCTGTTTCTCAAAGATGTTGTGATCAAGTCAAGAAATTAGGGCAAAGTACAAGCTGTCTTTGTGCTGTTATGTTGTCTAAAACAGCTGAATTGGTTGGATCAAAACCTGAAATTGCTATTACTATTCCTAAGCGTTGTAACATTGTTGATCGCCCTGTTGGTTACAACT GTTACATATTACCTTGa